attaccaataataattaattaaaacggcttcgagcgctccggtgcgcttttttctacaacgagttcgattgaagcgcggcagccttgtgcacgcgccgcatcttctggaccgtttttttacggcaattatgaaaaaatggatggaatcacccccctctccataatctactatcccgtataagaatactccacctgaaatccgtaccacctcagattcgtgtggtgatgcctttaactcacgTCTACCTTTGTGCTCAGCCATGTCCTTGTGTGTAAGCTGAAAATATACTTTTGCAGGAACgtgtgaataaaaatttgttagaTAAGCAATTTGCGATTTGGCGTGTTGATGCTCCGTGGTTGCCAAGAACGAAGAAAGCTCAAGGTGATTGCTTTAGAATTCTAAATTAAGAGTAAAAATTGGGGGAGATTGGAGATTATGATCCGTTTCTTACTACTGTACCGATATTGGTCGAATCTATGTAATAACTAGAGATAATTGCATTGCGAACAACAGATTATTATGGATAGGCTAGATCTAACTTCGATTCGAAAAAGACCGCTTCATCGCCAATGCCAATGCAGGCTGATGTCTACACATTTGCGCGAACGATTGCGCTTGAAGTGGTGCAGTGGGACCCTTAGGCTGCCAGCAGATTTCACTGCCTCTCGGGCGACGCGCACTGGCGTTCCTCCGGTTTCACGGTTATTGAACGTTCACTACCGAGCATTCAGGAGCACTGAAACTGCAGAGCCACCGGCGCGCGCCGCTGTGAACTCTGCTTGCAGGCTTACTGTCCTCTGCAGTGTGGCTGAAACTAGCTAGTGTCTCACAGCGCGGCGCAGCTGCTTGCGTAACTGCACcacgcttcatgtcgttttgaccggactataCTTTCGTTCGTGTAAGATGACGCGCATTTTGAGGACATGCCCAATGCTCATTCTGCGTGataaaaagttttcttctgttgtttGCACATTACGACCCCACGCAAATTCCTCGTCCGGTATTTCCGCTGTTTATTGCTGAGCGTTGTCATTTGTTCTTCACCGGagttttattaaatttaatcGTTCATAGTGTTTAGGAACACGCCTCGGTGGTGGTAAAGGAAGTATTCATCATTATGTAACACCTGTTAAAGCAAAACGAATCATTCTCGAAGTGGGAGGCCATATCACTGAAATTGAGGTTATTTATATGTCAGATTTCAAATTCATGATTTGATCTAGACTTATCTAATATTTCAGGCTCAAGCGTTCCTGCTTTATTTATGTGAGAGATTCTCATTTCCCGTGGAATTTGTTAGCGAGAGGATTCTGGCGGAAAGGAGGGCTgccgaaaaagaaatagctgAACACAACCAAAACCCCTTTAATTGGGAGCGTGTCTTAAAATACAATATGCAAAATTGTACAAGTTGGCTTTCACATTATGATATAGAATGGAAAGGACGATATCGATAGTTACTAGTCTATTTTAATTAGTTGTTCAGCTTTGTATGTATTGTTAaagacatgtttttttttaaaattaatgaatgatTAAAGTATGAGTACGAACTATACATGGTGCATGGCTTTTGTCCATATGCTTGCTTCAGCTCTTATGCCTTATTTCAATCCAACGTCGCATGTGTATCGCTTTCACCACTCACTTCGCGTGCGATATAAATCTTTCTCGGTGTGTCCATCGAGATACCCACCGGTTTGACGTGGTATCCACGCGACCGTTGCTTTTGGATTCATGTGTTAGGtgttattctttatttttaaatatatgtatacataaatgtatatatacacatattcTCGACGTTGCATTGTCGCGTAGTTTCTGTCTCTTGTATTTAGTGCATTGTCATCCCGAACACCGGAAGCGAGCAATagcggtatttttttttgcagccagTGAAATGGCATATGGAGACGATGATGTTCTTTCGTTACCGTTTCGTATATTTGTGTACATCGTAGCAGGACTTCCTCTATCTGCGCTAGTTATTTGTGTATTCTGCTCTTTGTTACTGCATTTTGAACCTGCCACAAGAACTCATTGCGGTGTCGAAAACTGGTAATCCttttcattcacattttcCCCATTACCTGGTAAAGTCGGGTCAAGAAAACTTGAACATGGGTGCAGTTGCCTAGGTGTGCGcactcgaagtggcgcggtgaaTCCAGTGATTTTGATTGAGGTTGAGCCCTCACTCGCTCCACTCATCTCGCAACTTTCAGCCTTGCGCCGCTTCCAGTGCATctgcttacgcaaatgcaccaaatTTCAGGTGCGACCATAACTACGTGTTTTAAGGCTTCCATCAATTTCGGCGGCAGTGTCCACTTACGCACCTGAAGTTTACATATGGCGGATGTTCATCGCAGTACACGGTGGCCCACGACTTTTTGTGGCTTTCGCACTTAGgtaatttttcgttctttcgtACTTTAGGAATTTCCCTACCCTGGTTGCAATTGTTTCCGTGCCTTATCTCGCTATAACATCTACTCTCACTAACATAACTGATGACATTTTCTTTGGATCCAGTTCACAAAGGAGAAGTTCAAAGTCGTGAGATGCAATTCAAAGAACATCCATACATTTGGCATTTTAAGAAACCAGCTTTTGAATGGAGAGACTAACGTAGCCCTTAGCAGGTTTCAGGTGCAGCGAATTGAAAAGAGAATCAGAAGAAACATAATTGGAACCGAAGCTTCCTAACCTTCACCTTGGAGGCTTGATGAAGTAACTCTTGCTGATATGATAGGTcttgttttctaaaaatagaaacagtCACAGATAGGAAATTAGGAGATGGGAAACAATTCGAAACGTGAGGACAATCTTGAATTCGTAACTCTTAAAGTCGGATCAATGTGACTTGAACCTCggtccagttgcgtaagcggctgcgctcgaagcggtgcagtggagcgaTGGTGCTTCCTCGATCCTAACAGACAGCTTCAACAAGCCTTTTTGAACAcagccacttacgcagctgcacctaACCTTGACTGTATCAATAGCTATGAAAGGTTTTTTCAGTGAACGTGCCTCTTATATGCTCGTAATAACTAAGGTATGATGACcagtgaaagaaatgaaccgAATATCTGTTGGTGATCAGTTGCAAACACATCTGAACGGTGTACAACCTACGTGCaatagaaatcaaatttttagtattttgcAGAGAACAATAAGAATCATAGAATAGAGAGCATTAGGAATAATTCTGGGAATGTACAAAGACAGGCTAAAGTTGTCTTCaaggaagaataaaaagcGTCGTTATACATCTGTTACAAAGGTGTCCATATGGGGATCAGCTTCTCATCCGGATCATTCTCTTTATTCTGCAGTTCGCTTGCTCTATTCTCTGTTGCACTTACAGTTGCACCGAAGTTTTGAAAGTGTGTGGCCGCGATGCGTCTGAGGCAAATCATGTTGTTCCTCTATTTGGTGCGCGTCCGTACCATACTAAATGACTGTATCTGCACTGCAGGTGTTCCACGTATACCTGAGACCTCACAGCTGCAATACGTacatttcttcagtttttattCTGGCTCCCCCTAACCGTTCTAAAGAACTAAGACGGGAAAGTTTGTTCTTTCGAGGTACGTCAGAACGCGCATTCCTTGTACACGCTTCGATTCGTCTAGCAACCTATCCATAGGTTCTACTTGAGTAGGGTGATGAGAAGACGTCTTTGGTTTTTTATCGTTCGCTCATGGATGATGCGTGCACAAAAGCGGAACTTTTACACGTATAGTAAAGCCAAAATGACGTAGAGCACGcggcagttgcgtaagcagttgcgcacGAAGCGGCACGCTGGAGATGGCGGTCGGAgtcgaggtaggaccatcgcgaactacagcaatGAAGGTGATAGAAGGGCTCCTCGCccgatcctaaccactacgctccaccacatCGCTacgagcgcaaccacttacgcttctgcaccgtggttcatgtcattttgatccgactgtacctcgtaggacaaacgctgttttttttaggacgatcaAAGTAGGTGAGTGAGGTTATGCTCACAACCGTAACCTATACACCGAACTCTAGATTCACCAACGGAGAATCCAATATCATAAGTTCTGTGATACGTTGCgtttgaaaggaaaacatgTGAAACAAACGATGCAAATGCAtagtatagttgggtcaaaacgacatgaaacacggaccgttgcgtatGCGACCGCACCcggaagcggtgtggtggagacagcggttggaatcgaggtgggaccgtggcgAACTGCACAGGTAAGTGGCTgtatccttacacgatcccagccgctacgctccaccgcttcgcttcgagcgcagccgcttgcgcaactgtccgtacttcatgtcgttttgacccgactataagcaAGTTCTTACCCCAACTGCATGCCCAATACGCAGCTGCGCTAAGCTTCAGATCGTTCTGATATGACTGTACTTCAATTTTGTTGCAAGTTCAGGTGACTGTTGTGGAAATGTTAGTTGCGGTCTctcgttatttatttgtagcgcagttacatagtttttttttttcaggaactatCTACTGTTTTCACCTCTGCGACCGCTGGCTAGGGCACGCATATTCAGGCTTTTATGCAATATTGGATGTGTCCTtaactttctggaaaatctgTTTCTACTTGGGTTGACTGCTATTTCATCAGTTGAGAATCATAGTAAGAACTCAGTTTTTCATCTACTACTTTTATCTATCATATTAACTCTCATCAGCGACAAAAGCAGTTTGATGGCTTGTCGAAATCATGGAAATTTGTTCCAGCACTCCACAAACTTTGCTTCATTGGATTCGCCATATCAGCTACGATTTACATGTTGCTTAGTACATGGCTTTTTCATTACTCAGGACGTCGCCGTGCAACGAATCTGGTAATTTTTCTATCTCTGTAGTGCTTATGCTTACGTTTTTTGTTTGATGACGATTCTTAAGGGTGAACGTTCCTACGAATACAAAATACTAGCATGTTCTGTCTCTATTATTTCTATGGTCCTTGCGATGTATCTGTACTGGCGACATAATGCGTACTGTGAACCTGGAGTTTACACAATGTTTGCATTGGCTGAGTATTGCATCGTGCTTTCCAACATTGCTTTCCATTCAACACTTTATTATGATTTCCATGGTAAAAGCGTAATTCTTGCGTCATCAGTTGGAGTAGGCGCTGGCGGATACAGTCTTTTACCAACTGTTATTGAGAAGGATACGTAATTTCTTGAAACAACTTTTTGAATACGGCAAAGA
This window of the Necator americanus strain Aroian chromosome III, whole genome shotgun sequence genome carries:
- a CDS encoding hypothetical protein (NECATOR_CHRIII.G11866.T3), which produces MHIFPVLELRHCDFSESLPMSLTSRSVFFQRLTSVGVVVGSSRGMRKYPFPVTFENVTFPPNGQLKLPKMPDEPFYDPEKGEKKYKTTKRMIEARGVEEVHTELIHEQYGLAAISGGFISAEDFKFVQERVNKNLLDKQFAIWRVDAPWLPRTKKAQGTRLGGGKGSIHHYVTPVKAKRIILEVGGHITEIEAQAFLLYLCERFSFPVEFVSERILAERRAAEKEIAEHNQNPFNWERVLKYNMQNCTTSEMAYGDDDVLSLPFRIFVYIVAGLPLSALVICVFCSLLLHFEPATRTHCGVENWLPSISAAVSTYAPEVYIWRMFIAVHGGPRLFVAFALRNYLLFSPLRPLARARIFRLLCNIGCVLNFLENLFLLGLTAISSVENHTLHKLCFIGFAISATIYMLLSTWLFHYSGRRRATNLGERSYEYKILACSVSIISMVLAMYLYWRHNAYCEPGVYTMFALAEYCIVLSNIAFHSTLYYDFHGKSVILASSVGVGAGGYSLLPTVIEKDT
- a CDS encoding hypothetical protein (NECATOR_CHRIII.G11866.T1) codes for the protein MSLTSRSVFFQRLTSVGVVVGSSRGMRKYPFPVTFENVTFPPNGQLKLPKMPDEPFYDPEKGEKKYKTTKRMIEARGVEEVHTELIHEQYGLAAISGGFISAEDFKFVQERVNKNLLDKQFAIWRVDAPWLPRTKKAQGTRLGGGKGSIHHYVTPVKAKRIILEVGGHITEIEAQAFLLYLCERFSFPVEFVSERILAERRAAEKEIAEHNQNPFNWERVLKYNMQNCTSWLSHYDIEWKGRYR
- a CDS encoding hypothetical protein (NECATOR_CHRIII.G11866.T2), with amino-acid sequence MAYGDDDVLSLPFRIFVYIVAGLPLSALVICVFCSLLLHFEPATRTHCGVENWLPSISAAVSTYAPEVYIWRMFIAVHGGPRLFVAFALRNYLLFSPLRPLARARIFRLLCNIGCVLNFLENLFLLGLTAISSVENHTLHKLCFIGFAISATIYMLLSTWLFHYSGRRRATNLGERSYEYKILACSVSIISMVLAMYLYWRHNAYCEPGVYTMFALAEYCIVLSNIAFHSTLYYDFHGKSVILASSVGVGAGGYSLLPTVIEKDT